A window of Macadamia integrifolia cultivar HAES 741 unplaced genomic scaffold, SCU_Mint_v3 scaffold337, whole genome shotgun sequence contains these coding sequences:
- the LOC122068061 gene encoding threonine--tRNA ligase, mitochondrial 1-like — protein sequence MLSSLVRLPLSVTGRQAVVVSPFLLDPSGTSLLRLSSCTSAPQAMGETPKPKSGPKSSAPSCPKDEAYLQKVIPKRISLFEEIKAQQIAEREQIGGEPIKITLPDGSVKEGKKWLSTPLDIAKDISKSLAVNAVISQVNGILWDMAGPLGVDCELKLFTFETDEGRDTFWHSSAHILGESLEQQYGCKLCIGPCTTRGEGFYYDAFYGGLGLNEDHFKQIESAAMKAVAVREAQLAQYNYILVVGEEETNTGQALSHHSFLS from the exons ATGTTATCTTCCCTTGTCAGGCTTCCCTTGTCCGTAACTGGTAGACAAGCTGTcgttgtttctccttttctcttagACCCAAGCGGCACTTCCCTCTTACGCCTCTCTTCTTGTACTTCTGCGCCGCAGGCAATGGGAGAGACTCCCAAGCCCAAGTCAGGACCCAAGTCATCCGCCCCCAGCTGCCCCAAGGACGAAGCCTATCTTCAGAAAGTCATCCCCAAACGCATTAGTCTATTCGAAGAAATCAAAGCCCAGCAAATCGCAGAGCGTGAGCAAATTGGTGGTGAACCCATTAA AATTACTCTGCCAGATGGCTCTGTCAAGGAAGGCAAGAAGTGGTTATCAACACCTTTGGATATTGCTAAGGATATATCGAAAAGTTTGGCTGTAAATGCTGTCATATCTCAG GTTAATGGCATTCTTTGGGACATGGCAGGACCTCTTGGAGTAGACTGTGAGTTGAAGTTGTTCACATTTGAGACTGATGAAGGGCGTGACACATTTTGGCATTCCAGTGCACACATCCTTGGGGAG TCTCTTGAGCAGCAATATGGATGCAAACTTTGCATTGGACCCTGTACCACAAGAGGGGAG GGATTCTACTATGATGCATTTTATGGTGGCTTAGGTCTGAATGAGGATCACTTCAAGCAAATTGAATCAGCGGCAATGAAAGCTGTTGCG GTACGAGAAGCTCAATTGGCACAATACAACTATATCCTGGTTGTTGGCGAGGAAGAAACAAACACTGGACAGGCTTTATCCCACCACTCTTTCCTTTCATAA
- the LOC122068067 gene encoding phosphatidylglycerophosphate phosphatase PTPMT2-like, with protein sequence MYIEELKEGEVESGEEGLVADVPHSEIAVSEAKRALIGVGARFLFYPTLFYNVVRNKIQSEFRWWDGVDEFILLGAVPFPTDVPRLKQLGVCGVITLNEPYETLVPTSLYHAYGIEHLVIPTRDYLFAPSFGDICKAVDFIHKNASCGTTTYVHCKAGRGRSTTIVLCYLVQHKRMTPDAAYKYVRSIRPRVLLAPSQWQAVQEFYRLRVEKTFGGPLTLFNPMIKALASPALTKDLEAFDEGSVVVITEADLDGYDESRDSSIVGNEVWAELNLVYRVQFAGQAALARLSCLWLRCHARQKLAGEKLSRESSSCSMVADKLQGLGVDIRVY encoded by the exons ATGTATATTGAGGAATTGAAGGAAGGGGAGGTGGAAAGTGGGGAGGAAGGGTTGGTTGCTGATGTTCCCCATAGTGAAATTGCTGTTTCGGAGGCAAAAAGGGCGTTGATTGGTGTTGGAGCTCGTTTTCTTTTCTACCCAACTCTGTTTTATAACGTTGTCCGGAACAAGATTCAGTCGGAGTTCCGTTGGTGGGATGGGGTTGATGAG tttatttTGCTAGGTGCTGTTCCATTTCCTACTGATGTTCCCCGCCTGAAACAACTTGGTGTTTGTGGAGTGATCACGCTGAATGAGCCATATGAGACATTGGTACCCACTTCACTGTATCAT GCTTATGGCATTGAACATTTGGTAATTCCTACAAGAGATTACCTTTTTGCTCCGTCATTTGGAGATATATGCAAGGCTGTAGACTTCATACACA aaaatgcTTCTTGTGGGACAACGACATATGTTCACTGTAAAGCAGGCCGTGGACGTAGTACAACCATTGTTCTTTGTTACCTG GTGCAGCACAAACGGATGACACCTGATGCTGCGTACAAGTATGTGAGATCTATTAGACCAAGGGTGCTCTTGGCACCTTCACAGTGGCAG GCTGTTCAAGAGTTCTACCGTCTCAGGGTGGAGAAAACCTTTGGTGGTCCTCTCACCTTGTTCAATCCAATGATAAAAGCATTAGCTTCCCCAGCCTTGACCAAGGACCTAGAAGCCTTTGATGAAGGCTCTGTAGTGGTCATAACAGAAGCTGACCTTGATGGATATGATGAGAGCCGTGATTCTAGTATTGTTGGCAATGAAGTGTGGGCAGAGCTGAACCTAGTCTATAGGGTTCAGTTTGCTGGTCAGGCAGCCCTGGCAAGGCTTTCATGTCTTTGGCTTCGCTGCCATGCACGACAGAAATTGGCGGGTGAGAAGCTCAGCAGGGAGAGCAGCAGCTGCTCCATGGTAGCCGATAAATTGCAAGGACTGGGCGTCGACATCCGCGTCTATTGA
- the LOC122068072 gene encoding serine/arginine repetitive matrix protein 1-like has protein sequence MEDAYYYGKSQRLVSDMGSPTPQTQPNPCKFYWHFLCKAVFVTSLLVILPLFPSQPPEFVTHSVLTRNWELFHLLFVGIAVSYGLFSRRNVEMEKENQPKIDSAQNYVSRIFQVSSVFDDDVDSPSGFDDNSKVQTWNSRYFRGEPMLVVEQESSVPDEQSHIVTKISNKPLHLPVRSLKSRISDSEDLESSKEPRVFSGSLTRSSSGSRSSSNGSVKTRNGETGAVDPPLFPVRCLKSRVSNSEDLEFTKESRVFSGSLSSGSRSSSNGSVRSRNGEIGDVDPLDLEERLQENVVLPSPIPWRSRSGRMEMKEELEVVSPHSLPPSADEAEIERDRLHSRSFRLPMSWSSQPNSTSPSPEKLSPSPSLSPELRAKNMEDSVRKKSYYTSSTPPTPLPPPVSHKSPLITSNPSPVSNGYSSQNMGMDKSFKDELKDLRSSREGVRRRSDPGVDTLRSEVKSAARTEGISMAKSVRTFRTSEPIAEGRKTRECNGEQMLEKTGKRSNEVEAMFMETTGRRAGGFTQLPINNEKPGKKSKEVEAMFMETTGRRAGGFKQLPINNEKPGKKSKEVEAMFMETTGRRAGGFEQLPINNGKPGKKSKEIEAMFMETTGRRAGGFEQLPINNEKSGQESPRQMPESPLSKYPMEEKKEFSDKVIIEKDEDSDSEAEADADADETQGNSDKEEAASDTVTDAVVDTEVDKKAAEFIAKFKEQIRLQRIASIKRASGKVSGKTSSR, from the coding sequence ATGGAGGATGCATACTATTATGGCAAATCCCAACGGCTAGTTTCAGACATGGGCTCTCCAACTCCACAAACCCAACCAAACCCATGTAAGTTCTACTGGCATTTCCTGTGTAAAGCTGTTTTTGTTACCAGTTTGCTCGTTATTCTTCCACTTTTCCCTTCTCAACCTCCCGAGTTCGTGACCCATTCTGTACTAACCAGAAACTGGGAGCTTTTTCATCTTCTATTCGTTGGAATTGCTGTATCTTATGGTCTATTCAGCCGAAGAAATGTCGAAATGGAGAAGGAAAACCAACCAAAAATCGATAGTGCACAGAACTATGTCTCTAGAATTTTTCAGGTTTCATCGGTTTTCGATGATGATGTAGATAGCCCATCTGGGTTTGATGACAACAGCAAGGTTCAAACTTGGAATTCCCGTTATTTTAGAGGGGAACCCATGCTTGTAGTTGAACAAGAAAGTTCAGTTCCTGATGAACAGAGTCACATCGTTACCAAGATCAGTAACAAACCTCTGCATTTGCCTGTTCGGAGCTTGAAATCAAGGATTTCAGACTCAGAGGATCTTGAATCCTCTAAAGAACCCCGTGTGTTCTCTGGTTCTCTTACTAGGTCCAGTTCTGGTTCAAGAAGTTCTTCTAACGGATCTGTCAAAACTAGGAATGGGGAGACGGGGGCTGTGGATCCTCCGCTTTTTCCTGTTCGGTGCTTGAAATCAAGGGTTTCAAACTCGGAGGATCTTGAATTCACTAAAGAATCCCGCGTGTTCTCCGGTTCTCTTAGTTCTGGTTCTAGAAGTTCTTCTAATGGATCTGTCAGAAGTAGGAATGGGGAGATTGGGGATGTGGATCCTCTAGATTTGGAGGAGAGATTGCAGGAAAATGTTGTGCTTCCTTCTCCAATTCCTTGGAGATCGAGGTCTGGAAGGATGGAAATGAAAGAGGAACTTGAAGTTGTCTCTCCTCATTCTCTTCCTCCCTCAGCTGATGAAGCTGAAATTGAAAGGGACAGGCTCCATTCTCGGTCTTTCCGGTTGCCCATGTCATGGTCATCTCAGCCTAATTCGACATCACCCTCACCAGAGAAactctctccttccccttctctttcacCAGAATTGCGAGCCAAGAACATGGAAGATTCagtgaggaagaagagttaTTACACATCTTCTACCCCTCCTACTCCACTACCACCCCCAGTGAGTCACAAATCCCCACTGATCACATCAAATCCTAGTCCAGTTAGTAACGGGTATTCCTCTCAGAATATGGGAATGGACAAAAGTTTCAAAGATGAATTGAAGGATTTAAGGAGCAGTAGAGAGGGTGTCAGGAGAAGAAGTGATCCTGGCGTGGACACCTTAAGGTCAGAAGTGAAATCAGCAGCCCGTACTGAAGGTATATCCATGGCCAAATCTGTTAGGACATTTAGAACGAGTGAACCCATTGCAGAGGGCAGGAAAACCAGAGAATGCAATGGAGAGCAGATGCTGGAGAAAACAGGAAAAAGATCTAACGAAGTTGAAGCAATGTTCATGGAGACAACAGGAAGAAGAGCGGGAGGGTTCACACAACTGCCTATCAATAATGAGAAACCAGGAAAAAAATCTAAGGAAGTTGAGGCAATGTTCATGGAGACAACAGGAAGAAGAGCGGGAGGGTTCAAGCAACTGCCTATCAATAACGAGAAACCAGGAAAAAAATCTAAGGAAGTTGAGGCAATGTTCATGGAGACAACAGGAAGAAGAGCAGGAGGGTTCGAGCAACTGCCTATCAATAATGGGAAACCAGGAAAAAAATCTAAGGAAATTGAAGCAATGTTCATGGAGACAACAGGAAGACGAGCAGGAGGGTTCGAGCAACTGCCCATCAATAATGAGAAATCAGGTCAAGAGAGTCCCCGCCAAATGCCCGAGTCACCACTTTCCAAGTATCcaatggaagagaagaaagaattcTCAGACAAGGTTATTATAGAAAAGGATGAAGACTCGGATAGCGAGGCTGAGGCTGATGCTGATGCTGATGAAACTCAAGGAAACTCGGACAAAGAAGAAGCTGCCTCTGACACTGTCACTGATGCAGTGGTTGATACTGAGGTTGATAAGAAAGCTGCTGAGTTCATAGCGAAGTTTAAAGAGCAGATCAGGCTTCAGAGGATTGCATCAATCAAGAGAGCAAGTGGGAAGGTCAGTGGTAAAACTTCTTCGCGGTAA